From Variovorax sp. PMC12, the proteins below share one genomic window:
- a CDS encoding cobyrinate a,c-diamide synthase, with product MDAAISNPSQASDTAGAAAAACAAVLVAAPASGQGKTTVAAALARLHTRQGRRVRAFKCGPDFLDPLWLALATGAPVHSLDLWMTGEADCRERLRAAAADCDLLIVEGVMGLFDGTPSAADLAVRFGLPVLAVIDAHAMAGTFGALAYGLQNFRPGLPWAGVLANRVGSERHAGMLKDALREPSQWLGALPRDADFTLPERHLGLVVADELGNAMARLDAVADVLAGTPLGQMDIAQLPQVRFDAAPHVANMQPLLAGRTIAIARDAAFSFIYPANLDVLTALGARLSFFSPLAGDALPACDAVWLPGGYPELHAEALSRCEPMRAALAAHVAAGKPVWAECGGMMALFEELATHEGAEAGNVHRLWGLLPGRVTMQKRLAGLGPQQLQLGSHALRGHTFHYSRCETPLAPVARTARPGTTQAVGAQGGEALYVHGPVRASYFHAWFASSPEATARLFGAMPTELQSHAHHDQARDC from the coding sequence GTGGACGCCGCAATAAGCAACCCCTCGCAAGCAAGCGACACCGCCGGTGCCGCGGCGGCCGCCTGCGCCGCGGTGCTGGTGGCCGCGCCGGCCTCGGGGCAGGGCAAGACCACGGTCGCGGCCGCGCTCGCGCGGCTGCACACGCGGCAGGGCCGGCGGGTGCGGGCCTTCAAGTGCGGGCCCGACTTCCTCGACCCGCTCTGGCTCGCGCTGGCCACCGGCGCGCCGGTGCATTCGCTCGACCTCTGGATGACCGGCGAAGCCGACTGCCGCGAGCGCCTGCGTGCGGCGGCGGCCGACTGCGACCTGCTGATCGTCGAAGGCGTGATGGGCCTGTTCGACGGCACGCCGAGCGCGGCCGACCTGGCCGTGCGCTTCGGCCTGCCGGTGCTGGCCGTGATCGATGCGCATGCCATGGCCGGCACCTTCGGGGCGCTGGCCTACGGCCTGCAGAACTTCCGGCCCGGCCTGCCGTGGGCCGGCGTGCTGGCCAACCGCGTGGGCAGCGAGCGCCATGCCGGCATGCTGAAAGACGCGCTGCGCGAGCCTTCTCAATGGCTCGGCGCCTTGCCGCGCGACGCGGACTTCACGCTGCCGGAGCGGCACCTGGGGCTGGTGGTGGCGGACGAACTGGGCAACGCGATGGCGCGCCTCGACGCCGTGGCCGACGTGCTGGCCGGCACGCCGCTGGGGCAGATGGACATCGCGCAACTGCCGCAGGTGCGCTTCGATGCCGCACCGCATGTCGCGAACATGCAGCCGCTGCTGGCCGGCCGCACCATCGCCATCGCACGCGATGCCGCCTTCTCTTTCATCTACCCCGCGAACCTCGACGTGCTCACCGCACTGGGGGCGCGCCTTTCCTTCTTCTCGCCGCTCGCGGGCGACGCCTTGCCCGCTTGCGATGCGGTCTGGCTGCCCGGCGGCTACCCGGAGCTGCACGCCGAGGCGCTGTCGCGCTGCGAACCGATGCGCGCCGCGCTGGCGGCCCATGTGGCGGCCGGCAAGCCCGTATGGGCCGAGTGCGGCGGCATGATGGCGCTGTTCGAAGAGCTGGCCACGCATGAAGGCGCGGAGGCCGGCAACGTGCATCGCCTGTGGGGCCTGCTGCCCGGCAGGGTGACCATGCAGAAGCGGCTGGCCGGCCTCGGCCCGCAGCAGTTGCAGCTCGGCAGCCACGCCTTGCGCGGCCACACTTTCCACTATTCGCGCTGCGAGACACCGCTCGCGCCCGTCGCGCGCACCGCCCGGCCCGGCACGACCCAGGCCGTGGGCGCGCAGGGCGGCGAGGCGCTCTACGTGCACGGCCCTGTGCGCGCCAGCTATTTCCATGCGTGGTTCGCTTCCAGCCCCGAAGCCACCGCGCGACTTTTCGGCGCCATGCCCACCGAGTTGCAAAGCCATGCCCACCATGATCAAGCCCGCGACTGTTGA
- a CDS encoding TonB-dependent receptor domain-containing protein, producing the protein MISHASVFRGRAPARRLRFACLPLALASAFGGLAHAQQAPTLGETVVTANRTPQALSDLVGDVSIIDRQTIERSGATGVADVLARLPGIEISRTGGIGNTTSLYIRGAETRFTAVYLDGVRIDSQSTGGAGWEGIPLSQIDRIEVLRGPAAAVYGSDAIGGVIQLFTKRGEEGVSPYAGIGFGSYGLRRIEGGVSGKSGLFDYSFGVEHEESKGYNVQPVDKRNVVKDGFTSPDRDGYNSTSGNVKLGFQITPDQRIDATLLASDIKAGYDATVSYRTKLPFLFANDISSNTLRTAGLTWSAKWNDVYSTRVQITDSQSVYKTQPSFYRTETHLRGYLFQNEFRFGPHLVTATLERREDALDNAPTTSSKLLSRDRAQDALSLGYGFVQGPHSLQLHVRHDRDSEFGGKTTGSAAYGYAITPSLRFTASAGTAFRVPTLYQRFSEYGLATLQPESSRNVELGLQYTEGASHAGIVVYNNQVRNLISFDGTAKGCASSFGCYRNTARARYQGVTLSGGHRIGDVTLRTSLDFQDPRDLGTHNLLARRAQRHATFGADWRVAGWTLGAEVQTSSRRYDDAANSVKLGGYTVLNLSASRQLTRDLNLIARVDNVGNKDYQYARLYATAGRTAYVGLKWTPQ; encoded by the coding sequence ATGATTTCCCACGCTTCCGTTTTCCGTGGCCGCGCTCCTGCGCGCCGTCTCCGCTTCGCCTGCCTGCCGCTGGCGCTGGCATCCGCCTTCGGCGGCCTGGCCCATGCGCAACAGGCGCCCACCCTCGGCGAGACGGTGGTCACGGCCAACCGCACGCCGCAGGCGCTGTCTGACCTGGTGGGCGACGTGTCGATCATCGACCGCCAGACCATCGAGCGCAGCGGCGCCACCGGCGTGGCCGACGTGCTGGCGCGCCTGCCCGGCATCGAGATCTCGCGCACCGGCGGCATCGGCAACACGACGAGCCTGTACATCCGCGGCGCGGAAACGCGCTTCACGGCCGTCTACCTCGACGGCGTGCGCATCGACTCGCAATCGACCGGCGGCGCCGGCTGGGAAGGCATCCCGCTGTCGCAGATCGACCGCATCGAAGTGCTGCGCGGCCCGGCCGCCGCGGTGTACGGCTCGGACGCCATCGGCGGCGTGATCCAGCTCTTCACCAAGCGCGGCGAGGAGGGCGTCTCGCCCTACGCGGGCATCGGCTTCGGCAGCTACGGCCTGCGCAGGATCGAAGGCGGCGTGAGCGGGAAGTCGGGCCTGTTCGACTACTCCTTCGGTGTCGAGCATGAAGAAAGCAAGGGCTACAACGTGCAGCCGGTCGACAAGCGCAATGTGGTCAAGGACGGCTTCACCAGCCCCGACCGCGACGGCTACAACAGCACCTCGGGCAACGTGAAGCTGGGCTTCCAGATCACGCCCGACCAGCGCATCGACGCCACGCTGCTCGCGAGCGACATCAAGGCCGGCTACGACGCCACCGTGTCGTACAGGACCAAGCTGCCGTTCCTGTTCGCCAACGACATCTCCAGCAACACGCTGCGCACCGCCGGCCTCACCTGGTCGGCCAAGTGGAACGACGTCTACAGCACCCGCGTGCAGATCACCGATTCGCAGTCGGTCTACAAGACGCAGCCTTCGTTCTACCGCACCGAAACCCACCTGCGCGGCTACCTGTTCCAGAACGAATTCCGCTTCGGCCCACACCTGGTGACGGCCACCCTGGAACGCCGCGAAGACGCGCTCGACAACGCGCCCACCACCAGCTCGAAGCTGCTGTCGCGCGACCGCGCGCAGGACGCGCTGTCGCTGGGCTACGGCTTCGTGCAGGGCCCGCACTCGCTGCAGCTGCATGTGCGCCACGACCGCGACAGCGAATTCGGCGGCAAGACCACCGGCAGCGCCGCCTACGGCTATGCCATCACGCCGTCGCTGCGCTTCACGGCCTCGGCCGGCACCGCCTTCCGCGTGCCCACGCTCTACCAGCGCTTCAGCGAATACGGCCTGGCCACGCTGCAACCCGAATCCAGCCGCAACGTCGAACTGGGCCTGCAGTACACCGAAGGCGCCTCGCACGCCGGCATCGTGGTCTACAACAACCAGGTGCGCAACCTGATCAGCTTCGACGGCACCGCCAAGGGCTGCGCCTCCTCCTTCGGCTGCTACAGGAACACGGCGCGCGCCCGCTACCAGGGCGTCACGCTGTCGGGCGGCCACCGCATCGGCGACGTCACGCTGCGCACCTCGCTCGACTTCCAGGACCCGCGCGACCTCGGCACGCACAACCTTTTGGCTCGCCGTGCGCAGCGCCACGCCACCTTCGGTGCCGACTGGCGCGTCGCCGGCTGGACGCTGGGCGCCGAGGTGCAGACCTCGAGCCGCCGCTACGACGACGCCGCCAACAGCGTCAAGCTCGGCGGCTACACCGTGCTGAACCTGTCGGCCAGCAGGCAGCTCACGCGCGACCTGAACCTGATCGCGCGGGTCGACAATGTGGGCAACAAGGACTACCAGTACGCACGCCTGTACGCCACCGCCGGCCGCACCGCGTACGTCGGTCTCAAGTGGACGCCGCAATAA
- a CDS encoding ClcB-like voltage-gated chloride channel protein, whose protein sequence is MRPASVFLNIRSALQRLFGVSGWQSMLLWSIAAGLLGTLATELFRAALYGFEHLVLGPGEGLVAMARHLPWWARVACPTLGGLVAGLLLVLAKRVAERSATSDYMEAIVLGDGRIPVAQTLVRSASSLVSIGTGGSIGREGSMVQLAALAASQLGRLLRFPAERLRLLVACGAAAGLTAAYNAPIAGAFFVAEIVLGSIAMESVGPIIIASVVANVAMRALPGYQPPYKMPAFPEIHGAEVVLFCVLGVLLGFASVGFLRALQGSRALFARLPLALPWRLALGGLLMGAISVPMPEVWGNGYSVVNAVLHTPWPWTLIAMVLVAKAAATMATAGSGAVGGVFTPALFFGCMIGALFGLAVQALWPASSSAPFAYAIVGMGAFLAGATQAPLMAILMIFEMTLSYQVMLPLMAASVIAYFIARSANAGSMYEITLRRNEQRDAQLRLRGLHVRDLVQPAETVVGPEADREAMSRLFLQHPVKYLYVVDAGGRYLGVVPLAALGAAPAETTAGALLSQAILPITADTGLGEALQRFLEHRGERLPVIESAADPVLLGVAAKSALLATYVRLSE, encoded by the coding sequence ATGCGCCCGGCCTCGGTTTTCCTGAATATTCGTTCCGCGCTGCAGCGGCTTTTCGGCGTTTCGGGCTGGCAGTCGATGCTGCTCTGGTCCATTGCCGCGGGCCTGCTCGGCACGCTGGCGACCGAACTTTTCCGCGCGGCGCTCTACGGCTTCGAGCATCTGGTGCTGGGCCCCGGGGAAGGGCTGGTGGCCATGGCCAGGCACCTGCCGTGGTGGGCGCGCGTGGCCTGCCCCACGCTCGGCGGGCTGGTGGCGGGCCTGCTGCTGGTGCTTGCCAAGCGCGTGGCGGAGCGAAGCGCCACCTCCGACTACATGGAAGCGATCGTGCTTGGCGACGGACGCATTCCAGTCGCGCAGACGCTGGTGCGCAGCGCGTCGTCGCTGGTGAGCATCGGCACCGGCGGCTCCATAGGGCGCGAAGGCTCGATGGTGCAGCTCGCGGCGCTGGCCGCCTCGCAACTGGGGCGGCTGCTGCGCTTTCCGGCGGAACGGCTGCGGCTGCTGGTGGCCTGCGGCGCCGCCGCCGGCCTCACGGCCGCCTACAACGCGCCCATCGCGGGCGCCTTCTTCGTCGCCGAAATCGTGCTGGGCTCGATCGCGATGGAAAGCGTGGGGCCGATCATCATCGCGTCGGTGGTGGCGAACGTCGCGATGCGCGCGCTGCCGGGCTATCAGCCGCCTTACAAGATGCCGGCGTTCCCCGAGATCCACGGCGCGGAGGTGGTGCTGTTCTGCGTGCTCGGCGTGCTGCTGGGCTTTGCGTCCGTCGGGTTCCTGCGTGCGCTGCAGGGCAGCCGCGCGCTGTTCGCCAGGCTGCCGCTCGCGCTGCCGTGGCGGCTGGCGCTGGGCGGGCTGCTGATGGGCGCCATTTCCGTACCGATGCCCGAGGTCTGGGGCAACGGCTACAGCGTGGTCAACGCGGTGCTGCACACGCCGTGGCCCTGGACGCTGATCGCGATGGTGCTGGTCGCCAAGGCGGCCGCGACCATGGCCACCGCCGGCTCGGGCGCCGTGGGCGGCGTGTTCACGCCGGCGCTGTTCTTCGGCTGCATGATCGGTGCGCTGTTCGGGCTGGCGGTGCAGGCGCTGTGGCCGGCTTCCAGCTCCGCGCCTTTCGCCTATGCCATCGTCGGCATGGGCGCCTTCCTGGCGGGAGCTACGCAGGCGCCGCTGATGGCGATATTGATGATCTTCGAGATGACGCTGAGCTATCAGGTCATGCTGCCGCTGATGGCCGCGAGCGTCATCGCGTACTTCATCGCGCGCTCGGCCAATGCCGGCTCCATGTACGAGATCACGCTGCGCCGCAACGAGCAGCGCGACGCGCAACTGCGCCTGCGCGGGCTGCACGTGCGCGACCTGGTGCAGCCGGCCGAGACCGTGGTCGGCCCCGAGGCGGACCGCGAGGCGATGAGCAGGCTCTTCCTGCAGCACCCGGTGAAGTACCTGTACGTGGTCGATGCCGGCGGGCGCTACCTGGGCGTGGTGCCGCTGGCCGCGCTGGGCGCAGCGCCGGCCGAAACCACGGCCGGCGCCCTGCTCTCGCAGGCGATCCTGCCGATCACCGCCGACACCGGCCTGGGCGAAGCGCTGCAGCGCTTCCTGGAGCACCGTGGCGAGCGACTGCCGGTGATCGAGAGCGCGGCCGACCCGGTGCTGCTGGGCGTGGCGGCCAAGAGCGCGCTGCTCGCCACCTATGTGCGGCTGAGCGAGTAG
- a CDS encoding DUF904 domain-containing protein produces MPASSPIDQIAERVERLLVRHEEVQRTNELLQEQVDALTRERDALKSRLAAARTRLDALLERLPAEPPPQDPSA; encoded by the coding sequence ATGCCCGCATCCAGCCCCATCGACCAGATCGCCGAGCGTGTCGAACGCCTGCTCGTGCGTCACGAAGAGGTGCAGCGCACCAATGAGTTGCTGCAGGAACAGGTCGATGCGCTCACGCGCGAACGCGACGCACTGAAGTCGCGGCTCGCCGCGGCCCGCACGCGCCTCGACGCGCTGCTCGAACGGCTGCCGGCTGAACCACCTCCCCAAGACCCCTCCGCATGA
- a CDS encoding cell division protein ZapA: MKQIEVQIMGQSYLLGCPDGGEAQLREAVERVDAAMCKIRDAGKVKARDRIAVLASLNLAFDLAAQQATAAAAPAAVPPAEAAGTAPDTAEKDPKAAQLIQRLDQALAGDGHLL; encoded by the coding sequence ATGAAGCAGATTGAAGTACAGATCATGGGCCAGAGCTATCTGCTCGGCTGCCCCGACGGCGGCGAAGCGCAGCTGCGCGAAGCCGTCGAACGCGTGGACGCTGCCATGTGCAAGATCCGCGATGCGGGAAAAGTCAAGGCCCGCGACCGCATCGCGGTGCTGGCCTCGCTGAACCTGGCCTTCGACCTGGCCGCGCAGCAGGCCACTGCCGCCGCCGCGCCCGCGGCAGTACCTCCCGCCGAGGCAGCAGGCACCGCCCCCGATACGGCGGAAAAAGACCCGAAGGCCGCGCAGCTCATTCAGAGACTCGATCAAGCCCTTGCCGGCGATGGACATTTGCTCTGA
- a CDS encoding sulfite exporter TauE/SafE family protein encodes MTALLDPLLIAELAALGLGTGFLAGLLGIGGGMMMVPFITIIMGHRGVPADLAVKMAIATSMATIIFTSVSSVRAHHKRGAVRWDIVKRLAPGIVIGSLVGSLGVFALLKGTALAIVFALFVGFSATQMFLDKKPKPTRQMPGTGGQLAAGGAIGFISGLVGAGGGFISVPFMTWCNIAIHNAVATSAALGFPIAVANVAGYVVSGQSVDGLPAGSFGYIWLPALAVIAACSVLTAPLGAKAAHSLPVKKLKRVFASILYLLAAYMLWKGLHG; translated from the coding sequence ATCACCGCCCTGCTCGACCCCCTGCTCATCGCCGAACTCGCGGCACTCGGCCTCGGTACCGGCTTTCTCGCGGGCCTGCTGGGCATCGGGGGCGGCATGATGATGGTGCCGTTCATCACGATCATCATGGGCCACCGCGGCGTGCCGGCCGACCTGGCGGTGAAGATGGCCATCGCAACCTCCATGGCCACCATCATCTTCACCTCGGTGTCGAGCGTGCGTGCGCACCACAAGCGCGGCGCGGTGCGCTGGGACATCGTGAAGCGGCTCGCGCCCGGCATCGTCATCGGCAGCCTCGTGGGCAGCCTGGGCGTGTTCGCGCTGCTCAAGGGCACGGCGCTCGCCATCGTCTTCGCGCTGTTCGTGGGCTTCTCGGCCACGCAGATGTTCCTCGACAAGAAACCCAAGCCCACGCGGCAGATGCCGGGCACGGGCGGCCAGCTCGCGGCGGGCGGCGCCATCGGCTTCATCTCGGGCCTGGTGGGCGCGGGCGGCGGCTTCATCAGCGTGCCGTTCATGACGTGGTGCAACATCGCCATCCACAACGCCGTGGCCACGAGCGCGGCGCTGGGCTTTCCGATCGCGGTGGCCAACGTGGCGGGCTACGTGGTCAGCGGCCAATCCGTCGACGGCCTGCCGGCCGGCTCCTTCGGCTACATCTGGCTGCCGGCGCTCGCGGTGATCGCGGCGTGCAGCGTGCTCACCGCGCCGCTGGGCGCCAAGGCCGCGCACAGCCTGCCGGTGAAGAAGCTCAAGCGCGTGTTCGCGAGCATCCTGTACCTGCTGGCGGCCTACATGCTCTGGAAGGGCCTGCACGGCTGA
- a CDS encoding helix-turn-helix domain-containing protein has product MTQLISTDAVSRNQRLAYWTDMICNVYVQLGCDPVHEGDTGDFEGSIRQHTLPGLDVSVVTSAPQKVMRTPGHISRSSDDYFLVSIQARGHGVVRQDGRDAVLSAGDFALYDSTRPYQLLFDEAFEQIVLKLPGERLRSELRDTEALTATTVSGREGAGHLLLGMIRTLREDIDTLQPASALAVAHGVQNILVAGLQTLPAARAPALSNLTAYHLARVKRRIDEQLADPSLSVGTLAAELGMSVSHIHRVFKSEPLTPSQYIWERRLEACSRDLLEPRLAGRPVGEIAYGRGFNDAAHFSRAFRERFGCSPREWRQRVQQ; this is encoded by the coding sequence ATGACCCAGTTGATCAGCACCGACGCCGTCTCGCGCAACCAGCGGCTCGCCTACTGGACCGACATGATCTGCAACGTCTACGTGCAGCTCGGCTGCGACCCGGTGCACGAGGGCGACACGGGCGATTTCGAGGGCAGCATCCGCCAGCACACGCTGCCGGGCCTCGACGTGTCGGTGGTCACCTCAGCGCCGCAGAAGGTGATGCGCACGCCGGGCCACATCTCGAGATCGAGCGACGACTACTTCCTCGTGAGCATCCAGGCGCGCGGCCACGGCGTGGTGCGCCAGGACGGTCGCGACGCCGTGCTGTCGGCCGGCGACTTCGCGCTGTACGACAGCACGCGGCCCTACCAGCTGCTGTTCGACGAGGCCTTCGAGCAGATCGTGCTGAAGCTGCCCGGCGAGCGCCTGCGCAGCGAACTGCGCGACACCGAGGCGCTGACGGCCACCACGGTGTCAGGCCGCGAAGGCGCGGGGCACCTGCTGCTGGGCATGATCCGCACGCTGCGGGAGGACATCGACACGCTGCAGCCCGCCTCGGCGCTGGCCGTGGCCCACGGGGTGCAGAACATCCTGGTGGCGGGGCTGCAGACATTGCCGGCGGCGCGCGCGCCGGCGCTCAGCAATCTCACGGCGTACCACCTGGCGCGCGTGAAAAGGCGCATCGACGAGCAGCTCGCCGATCCGTCGCTGTCGGTGGGTACGCTGGCAGCGGAGCTGGGCATGTCGGTGAGCCACATCCACCGCGTGTTCAAGAGCGAACCGCTCACGCCGTCGCAGTACATCTGGGAGCGCCGGCTCGAGGCCTGCAGCCGCGACCTCCTGGAGCCGCGCCTGGCGGGCCGCCCGGTGGGGGAGATCGCCTACGGGCGGGGCTTCAACGACGCGGCCCATTTCAGCCGTGCCTTCAGGGAGCGCTTCGGGTGCTCGCCGCGCGAGTGGCGGCAGCGGGTGCAGCAGTAG
- a CDS encoding carbon-nitrogen hydrolase family protein codes for MPTTVHPKLRVAAVQAAPVFLDLDATIDKTIDLMAQAAKQGVQLIAFPETWIPGYPWWIWLDSPAWGMQFVQRYHDNSLVIGSAEFERLNAAARKHKIWLSFGFSEKSAGSLYIAQALIDDQGNTVQTRRKLKPTHVERTVFGEGDGADLHVVETPIGNIGSLCCWEHLQPLSKYAMYAQNEQIHCAAWPSFSLYRSAAYALGQEVNNAASQVYAVEGGCFVIAPCATVSKAMSELMCTDAGKQQMLGVGGGHARIYAPDGSPLGTPLAEDEEGLVVADIDLGMISLAKAAADPSGHYSRPDVTQLLLNKTRREPMVVQLTPEPEGSAAEPVVA; via the coding sequence ATGCCGACCACCGTCCACCCCAAGCTGCGCGTCGCCGCCGTTCAGGCCGCGCCCGTGTTCCTCGACCTCGACGCCACCATCGACAAGACCATCGACCTGATGGCGCAGGCCGCGAAGCAGGGCGTGCAGCTCATCGCCTTTCCCGAGACCTGGATCCCCGGCTACCCATGGTGGATATGGCTCGACTCGCCGGCATGGGGCATGCAGTTCGTGCAGCGCTACCACGACAACTCCCTGGTCATCGGCTCCGCCGAGTTCGAGCGGCTGAACGCCGCGGCGCGCAAGCACAAGATCTGGCTGTCCTTCGGCTTCAGCGAGAAGTCGGCGGGCAGCCTCTACATCGCGCAGGCGCTGATCGACGACCAGGGCAACACCGTGCAGACGCGCCGCAAGCTCAAGCCCACGCACGTGGAGCGCACCGTGTTCGGCGAAGGCGACGGCGCCGACCTGCACGTGGTGGAAACGCCCATCGGCAACATCGGCTCGCTGTGCTGCTGGGAGCATCTGCAGCCGCTCAGCAAGTACGCCATGTATGCGCAGAACGAGCAGATCCACTGCGCTGCCTGGCCCAGCTTCTCGCTCTATCGCAGCGCGGCCTACGCACTGGGGCAGGAAGTCAACAACGCAGCGAGCCAGGTGTATGCGGTCGAGGGCGGCTGCTTCGTGATCGCGCCCTGCGCCACCGTTTCCAAGGCCATGAGCGAGCTGATGTGCACCGACGCCGGCAAGCAGCAGATGCTGGGCGTGGGCGGCGGCCACGCGCGCATCTACGCGCCCGACGGTTCACCGCTGGGCACGCCGCTGGCGGAGGACGAGGAAGGCCTGGTCGTCGCCGACATCGACCTCGGCATGATCTCGCTCGCCAAGGCCGCGGCGGACCCCAGCGGGCACTACTCGCGCCCCGACGTCACGCAGCTGCTGCTGAACAAGACGCGCCGCGAGCCCATGGTGGTGCAGCTCACGCCCGAGCCCGAGGGCAGCGCGGCCGAGCCGGTCGTGGCCTGA